In Jeotgalibaca arthritidis, a single genomic region encodes these proteins:
- a CDS encoding phosphatidylserine decarboxylase has translation MADYYNRQKDTIEKEKEVGGKAIEWLYQTSFGRLLLKLLVGPSFSNWKAKQNSKPSSAKKIADFVENYDIDLSEAEKDSFHSFNDFFTRKLKPTARPIDSNPQSVVAVCDGKLQVFPLNHQTQFTIKNSQYSLLDIIQDETLAETFKGGYCFVYRLSMDDYHRYIYPDGGRCLTEGRIKGKLHTVRPIAHEFVSVFSENTRHWQLLATQHFGQLLYMEVGAMLVGKIQNHGHSRFERGQEKGYFEYGASTIIVCYQKDKLKVAGDILRQSRAGVEVKVKLGEKVGEAYV, from the coding sequence AGCCATCGAATGGCTCTACCAAACTAGTTTCGGTCGACTGCTCTTAAAATTATTGGTCGGCCCAAGCTTTTCAAATTGGAAGGCCAAGCAAAATAGCAAACCGTCTTCAGCTAAGAAGATTGCGGATTTTGTTGAAAACTATGACATCGACTTATCAGAAGCAGAAAAGGATAGCTTTCATTCCTTCAATGATTTCTTTACACGTAAATTAAAACCAACTGCTCGGCCGATTGATTCTAATCCACAATCAGTGGTAGCCGTTTGCGATGGTAAGTTGCAAGTTTTCCCTTTGAATCATCAAACGCAGTTTACTATTAAGAATAGCCAATATAGTTTACTGGATATCATTCAAGACGAGACGCTAGCGGAAACCTTTAAGGGCGGTTATTGTTTCGTTTACCGATTAAGTATGGATGATTATCACCGTTATATTTATCCTGACGGGGGTCGTTGCTTAACAGAAGGCCGTATAAAAGGGAAGTTGCACACCGTCCGACCGATTGCCCATGAATTTGTATCTGTTTTTAGTGAAAATACTCGCCACTGGCAGTTGCTGGCGACCCAGCACTTTGGTCAGCTGCTGTATATGGAAGTGGGGGCAATGTTAGTAGGGAAAATTCAGAACCATGGGCATAGCCGTTTTGAAAGAGGGCAAGAAAAAGGTTACTTTGAATACGGCGCCTCAACGATTATTGTCTGCTATCAAAAAGATAAGCTAAAGGTAGCTGGTGATATTTTACGACAAAGTCGTGCAGGCGTAGAAGTAAAAGTTAAATTAGGAGAAAAGGTTGGCGAAGCATATGTTTAA
- a CDS encoding carbohydrate ABC transporter permease, translating into MSKNKTKVSLKDANKWRYASKGEKAFDIVNIIFLTIFSLLCLVPFINILATSFATPAEITTRTFILFPRTFSLDAYRYILSTPTIFKSIGVSLFVTIVGTFISMVLTSFMAYALSRRYLHGRSFVNFLVVFTMLFSGGMIPTFLVVNNLGLIDSIWSLILPGAVSAYNMIIMRNFFQGIPDSLEESAKMDGCTDLGVFFRIILPLSLPSIATISLFYAVNYWNTYQSAILYINDSSKWPVQVLLRQIVLVSSGLNADASVVDVVPPAQSVKMAVIIIATLPMLIAYPFVQKYFVKGAMVGSVKG; encoded by the coding sequence ATGAGCAAGAATAAAACTAAAGTTAGCTTAAAAGATGCTAATAAATGGAGATATGCCTCAAAAGGAGAAAAGGCCTTTGATATCGTCAACATTATATTTTTGACTATTTTCTCTTTACTGTGCTTAGTTCCATTTATTAATATCTTAGCAACATCATTTGCAACACCTGCTGAAATTACGACTCGTACCTTTATTCTTTTCCCAAGAACATTTTCACTTGATGCTTATCGTTACATCTTATCGACACCCACTATCTTTAAAAGTATCGGCGTTTCTCTTTTTGTAACCATTGTCGGAACATTTATTAGTATGGTTCTCACATCATTTATGGCCTATGCTCTATCACGTCGCTATTTACATGGTAGAAGTTTTGTTAACTTCTTGGTTGTCTTTACTATGTTATTTAGTGGTGGTATGATTCCTACTTTCTTAGTTGTTAACAACTTAGGACTGATTGATTCCATTTGGTCATTAATTTTACCAGGTGCAGTTAGTGCTTATAATATGATTATCATGCGTAACTTCTTCCAAGGGATTCCGGATAGTTTAGAAGAATCTGCCAAAATGGATGGTTGTACAGACTTAGGGGTCTTCTTTAGAATTATTTTACCCCTATCCTTACCATCAATTGCCACAATCTCTCTATTCTATGCGGTAAACTACTGGAACACTTACCAATCTGCTATTCTCTATATTAATGACTCTTCTAAATGGCCTGTTCAAGTGCTACTTCGCCAAATCGTTTTAGTTTCAAGTGGCCTGAACGCTGACGCATCAGTGGTTGATGTTGTTCCACCTGCTCAATCAGTTAAGATGGCTGTTATCATTATTGCAACTTTACCGATGTTAATTGCTTATCCTTTTGTTCAAAAGTACTTTGTAAAAGGTGCTATGGTTGGATCGGTTAAAGGTTAA
- a CDS encoding flavin reductase family protein: MHHYSIEELDNSRMYKMISGSIIPRAIGWITTLDEESEVVNAAPFSFTSGVSNEMPLISMAILRKNGETKDSARNLLKYKNGVVHIVSADIVDEMNETAANLKADESELDRTNLHLIPSTRVKTPGIKEAKIRMEVTVYDYHPVKDRAGKIVTDFFFLEVTDFHFDEAVFDVEKEYISVEALQPVARLAGPYYATLDDVYRKDRPQ, translated from the coding sequence ATGCACCATTATTCAATAGAAGAGTTAGATAATAGTCGAATGTATAAAATGATTTCCGGAAGCATTATTCCGCGTGCCATCGGATGGATTACGACATTAGATGAAGAGAGTGAAGTCGTTAATGCTGCGCCATTTAGTTTTACAAGTGGTGTATCCAATGAAATGCCACTCATTTCAATGGCTATTTTAAGAAAAAATGGCGAAACTAAGGATTCTGCTCGCAACTTGCTTAAGTATAAAAATGGTGTTGTTCATATTGTGAGTGCCGATATTGTTGACGAAATGAACGAAACAGCTGCTAACTTAAAGGCAGACGAAAGTGAACTGGATCGCACCAACCTCCATTTAATTCCTAGTACTCGTGTCAAAACACCTGGTATTAAAGAAGCTAAAATTAGAATGGAAGTAACCGTTTATGATTATCATCCGGTCAAAGACCGTGCTGGTAAGATTGTGACCGACTTTTTCTTCTTAGAAGTCACCGATTTTCATTTTGATGAGGCAGTCTTTGATGTCGAAAAAGAATACATTAGCGTTGAAGCCTTACAACCTGTAGCGCGTTTGGCCGGACCTTATTATGCAACGTTGGACGATGTTTATCGCAAAGATCGCCCACAATAA
- a CDS encoding exonuclease domain-containing protein gives MDFIALDFETSNNRGDSICSIGMSRFSNGKEVDRYYQLINPLQPFYSSNIAVHGIYPEDVHHAPRFDQIYDEIRGFIGDNPLVAHYAPFDVNCLQKTIERYHLPKLENDYFCSCAMAKRLLDLSSNSLVSVLAYYDLTIDHHHHAGDDAKACGLVANRLLRPYDGDIERFLTEHNYQMGKLFSHRFGPVKATSRRQPAPKRSLIQPTSQSFDPSHPFYKKHVCFTGRLKGIKRDDAAQIVANAGGYFDSQLSYETTYVVVAMSDWQKIGTALESRKIQMVRELQGQGRNIHLLSEDDFRLLIK, from the coding sequence TTGGATTTTATCGCACTTGACTTCGAAACCTCCAATAACCGCGGAGACAGTATTTGCTCCATCGGGATGAGTCGCTTTTCGAATGGAAAAGAAGTTGACCGTTACTACCAGTTAATCAATCCCTTGCAGCCGTTTTATTCATCTAATATTGCTGTTCACGGTATTTATCCAGAAGATGTCCACCATGCACCTCGTTTTGATCAAATTTATGATGAGATTCGTGGCTTTATCGGTGACAACCCGCTAGTGGCTCACTATGCCCCGTTTGATGTGAACTGCTTGCAAAAAACAATCGAACGGTATCATTTACCTAAATTAGAAAATGACTATTTTTGTAGTTGTGCCATGGCCAAGCGCTTGCTCGATTTATCAAGTAACAGCCTAGTAAGTGTACTAGCTTATTACGATTTAACCATTGATCACCACCACCATGCTGGTGATGATGCAAAAGCATGCGGCTTAGTTGCCAATCGCCTCTTGCGTCCTTATGATGGTGACATTGAACGTTTTTTAACTGAACATAACTACCAGATGGGAAAACTATTTTCTCACCGTTTCGGGCCTGTTAAAGCAACTAGTCGCCGTCAACCTGCGCCGAAACGCTCACTGATTCAACCAACTAGCCAGTCTTTTGACCCTAGTCATCCTTTTTATAAAAAACATGTGTGCTTTACCGGACGTCTAAAAGGCATTAAGCGTGACGACGCCGCTCAAATTGTTGCCAATGCTGGCGGCTATTTTGACAGCCAACTCAGCTACGAAACCACCTATGTGGTAGTTGCTATGAGTGATTGGCAAAAAATCGGCACCGCATTAGAAAGTCGCAAAATTCAAATGGTGCGCGAATTACAAGGCCAAGGCCGAAATATCCATCTCCTATCTGAAGATGACTTTCGCTTGCTAATCAAATAG
- a CDS encoding PEP/pyruvate-binding domain-containing protein, with protein MWLKDSQLTLQNAGGKATALAEMKKIGLNVPDFIVLSVAGGETISERLEPALTEKENDQLYRLLDDCCSDYDVFSVRSSAVKEDSHDLSFAGLFDTYLNVSRDQLAENIAKCLASARSKHVEDYADHNQLDQSDLKMAVIIQGMVASEKAGVLFTANPNGLLNEQVLVVGNGLGDGIVDGIVPVTTYYIKADEGLSYYEQDEDSPLLEAAELASLLQQAKQLQTTSKSYLDCEFAISGGQVYYLQSRPITTLKPKDQAGTPLILNNSNLVESYPGISSPLTESFIQYAYQQVFRGVAWRFSKSDSLLEDYDDAFSTLVVSTNGRMYYNMNHLYSLLQFLPFPQQVLPIWQEMMGFSQKEVILAPNLKKKTSLFDSLRISARILKEFFTTPGQMAALNQSFDQVEDYFNAHYSDQMGMDEVKSLYNGLAERILMKWDITLVNDLYAFVYTGLLKKSLSKWGGAESEEQWNQWFSGIPAISSMEPVRAMEDLANYVLRHQILDDLLALTSVDELEAYLEKDQTGFAQHFTYYINRYGDRSLEELKLETETFRANPMKAIQQLISFCQHPTNHGQTKQADQSLTFSASFWKKGLVRYLSKHARLGIENREISRLNRSRIYGMVRTMMLRMGKLAEEAGWLDHSRDIFWLTMDEVMTLSAETSAKVVVEERRNRYNGYDQLPPYGYLVFQDQVVNKAVQTVQSLIDDEQTNHFQGIATSSGKVSGDVLVIANPNEVTESVIGKILVTTMTDPGWVFLLTQAKGIIAEKGSLLSHTAIISRELNIPAVVGIKQITQRLKTGDQVELDANTGRVTILKRKGEQNES; from the coding sequence ATGTGGTTGAAGGATAGTCAGCTAACCCTCCAAAATGCAGGGGGTAAAGCAACAGCATTGGCTGAAATGAAAAAAATAGGGCTCAATGTTCCCGATTTTATTGTCCTATCCGTTGCGGGTGGCGAAACAATCAGCGAACGATTAGAGCCTGCCTTAACAGAAAAAGAAAATGACCAACTATATCGTTTATTAGATGACTGCTGTTCGGATTATGACGTGTTTTCAGTGCGCTCTTCTGCTGTTAAAGAAGATAGTCATGACCTGTCTTTTGCCGGTTTATTCGATACGTATTTGAATGTGAGCCGCGATCAATTGGCTGAAAATATTGCTAAGTGTTTAGCATCAGCTCGTTCAAAACATGTGGAAGATTATGCTGATCATAACCAGTTAGACCAATCAGATTTGAAAATGGCAGTTATTATTCAAGGTATGGTTGCATCTGAAAAAGCGGGTGTTTTATTTACTGCTAACCCAAATGGTTTATTAAATGAACAAGTTTTAGTAGTTGGTAATGGTTTGGGAGATGGTATCGTCGATGGCATTGTGCCAGTTACGACTTACTATATTAAGGCAGATGAAGGTCTATCTTATTATGAACAAGACGAGGACTCACCGTTACTTGAGGCTGCGGAATTAGCAAGTTTGCTTCAACAGGCAAAGCAGTTGCAAACAACGAGTAAGAGCTATTTGGATTGTGAGTTTGCCATTTCAGGTGGTCAGGTTTATTATCTTCAATCGCGTCCGATTACGACACTAAAACCAAAAGACCAAGCGGGAACGCCGCTTATTTTAAATAACAGTAATTTGGTTGAAAGTTATCCGGGTATTAGTTCGCCATTAACAGAAAGTTTTATTCAGTATGCCTACCAGCAAGTTTTTAGAGGTGTCGCTTGGCGCTTTTCTAAATCAGACAGTCTACTAGAGGATTATGATGATGCTTTTTCAACCTTAGTGGTTAGCACTAATGGTCGCATGTACTACAACATGAATCATCTCTATAGCTTGCTTCAATTTCTACCCTTTCCGCAACAGGTCTTACCTATTTGGCAGGAAATGATGGGTTTTTCGCAAAAAGAAGTGATTTTAGCTCCCAATCTCAAGAAAAAAACGAGCCTCTTTGATAGTTTACGCATTTCTGCCCGCATACTGAAAGAGTTTTTCACGACACCAGGTCAGATGGCAGCCTTAAATCAATCCTTTGATCAAGTGGAAGATTATTTCAATGCCCACTACTCAGATCAAATGGGGATGGATGAGGTGAAGTCTCTTTATAACGGCTTAGCCGAGCGTATCTTAATGAAGTGGGATATTACCCTCGTCAATGATTTATATGCCTTTGTTTATACCGGTCTCTTGAAAAAGAGCTTATCTAAATGGGGCGGTGCGGAATCGGAAGAACAGTGGAATCAGTGGTTTTCTGGCATACCGGCCATTAGTAGTATGGAACCTGTTAGGGCCATGGAAGACTTGGCTAACTATGTTCTGCGTCACCAAATTTTGGATGACTTACTAGCACTTACTTCGGTAGATGAGCTAGAAGCTTATTTAGAAAAAGACCAAACAGGATTTGCACAACACTTTACCTACTATATTAATCGCTATGGCGACCGCTCGCTAGAAGAATTGAAACTAGAAACGGAAACGTTTCGCGCTAATCCGATGAAGGCAATCCAGCAACTGATTTCCTTTTGCCAGCACCCAACTAATCATGGGCAAACGAAACAAGCTGATCAATCCTTAACTTTTTCTGCTTCTTTTTGGAAAAAAGGATTGGTTCGTTATTTGAGTAAACATGCTCGCCTAGGAATTGAAAATCGTGAAATATCACGTCTAAACCGCAGCCGTATTTACGGTATGGTGCGGACGATGATGTTACGAATGGGGAAACTTGCAGAGGAAGCAGGTTGGTTAGACCATTCTCGAGATATTTTTTGGCTAACGATGGACGAAGTCATGACCTTGTCAGCAGAAACATCTGCCAAAGTAGTCGTTGAAGAACGACGTAACCGATATAACGGCTACGACCAATTGCCACCATACGGTTATTTGGTGTTTCAAGATCAAGTTGTTAATAAAGCTGTTCAAACGGTCCAATCATTGATAGATGATGAGCAGACTAATCATTTCCAAGGCATCGCAACGTCTAGTGGGAAAGTCAGTGGAGACGTGTTAGTGATTGCCAACCCCAATGAGGTAACGGAAAGTGTGATTGGGAAAATTCTAGTAACGACTATGACGGATCCGGGCTGGGTCTTTTTACTGACACAGGCTAAAGGGATTATCGCTGAAAAAGGGTCGCTCCTCTCCCATACAGCCATTATTTCAAGAGAGTTAAATATACCAGCTGTTGTTGGTATTAAACAAATTACCCAACGATTAAAGACCGGAGATCAGGTGGAATTAGATGCTAATACGGGGCGAGTAACGATTTTGAAGCGAAAGGGTGAGCAGAATGAAAGCTAA
- a CDS encoding sugar phosphate isomerase/epimerase family protein, whose amino-acid sequence MTAVDLQLGIRAHDLGQLPIEELTDKMIDYGFNHAHFAIKKSFPHSVPSVQQMTPGTANYIHQHFAKKGIKLSILGSYVNLSSLDLAVRKQAIADFKSHIYLAHEFGAAMVATETGSVGNGYTTDNFTEEAYQIALESVREIVKEAEQFGVTVAIEAGINHPIHTAALLRRLVDEVNSPNIKVILDCANLMAVDNYERQEDVINEALSLLDKYIIALHIKDFIVEDGKIKIVPVGHGWMNYEAILRYAKYQKPHIFTSLEATTEPHLTDSIALIQGIYNKL is encoded by the coding sequence ATGACAGCAGTAGACTTACAACTGGGTATTCGTGCCCACGATTTAGGCCAACTTCCCATCGAAGAATTAACGGATAAGATGATTGATTATGGCTTTAATCATGCCCACTTCGCAATTAAAAAATCCTTTCCCCATAGTGTGCCATCGGTTCAACAGATGACGCCTGGAACAGCTAACTATATTCATCAGCATTTTGCTAAAAAGGGAATTAAATTATCAATACTGGGAAGTTATGTGAATTTATCATCGTTAGATTTGGCTGTTCGAAAACAAGCGATTGCTGATTTTAAGAGTCATATCTATTTGGCTCATGAATTTGGTGCCGCTATGGTGGCAACCGAAACGGGTTCAGTTGGAAATGGTTATACAACTGATAACTTTACAGAAGAAGCCTATCAGATTGCCTTAGAATCAGTTAGAGAGATTGTTAAAGAAGCTGAACAATTTGGCGTAACGGTAGCGATTGAGGCAGGAATCAACCATCCGATTCATACAGCTGCCTTATTAAGACGACTGGTGGATGAAGTAAATTCGCCTAATATTAAAGTGATTTTAGATTGTGCTAATTTAATGGCTGTCGATAATTACGAGCGCCAAGAAGACGTTATTAATGAGGCACTTAGCCTATTAGATAAGTATATTATTGCCCTTCATATTAAAGATTTCATCGTTGAAGATGGAAAAATTAAAATCGTGCCAGTTGGCCATGGGTGGATGAATTACGAGGCTATTTTACGTTACGCTAAGTATCAAAAGCCACATATTTTTACTTCACTAGAAGCAACAACGGAACCTCATTTAACCGATAGTATTGCTCTTATTCAGGGCATCTACAACAAACTATAA
- a CDS encoding ABC transporter permease, translating to MEKATVTATPFQRTKKELNARKRKKMWAQIKSNKYLYLMLLPGVLYFIIFKYLPMGGLVIAFQDYQPWAGISGSPFVGLKHFIRLFTEDTFMMLMRNTLAIFALNIVFSFPFPILLSLLLNELRSDKMKKGIQTIIYLPHFMSWVIVVSIFYVLLTTEGGVINNIIVANGGQRVSFLTEAAWLRPMYTFQQIWKGAGWGTIVYLAAITNVDEQLYEAADMDGANRFRKIWHITLPAIRPTIITLLILKIGDVLELGFEHMFLLMNSMNKEVAQIFDTFVYTAGIQNGQLSYSTAVGLFKGLVGLVLVVGANKLAKKLGEDGVY from the coding sequence TTGGAAAAAGCAACAGTAACAGCGACACCATTTCAACGGACAAAAAAAGAACTAAATGCACGTAAGCGCAAGAAAATGTGGGCGCAAATTAAATCAAATAAATATCTCTACTTAATGTTATTACCCGGCGTATTGTATTTTATTATTTTTAAATACTTGCCTATGGGTGGGTTGGTTATTGCCTTTCAAGATTATCAACCTTGGGCTGGGATTTCAGGAAGTCCATTTGTTGGCTTGAAACACTTTATTCGACTATTCACTGAAGATACCTTCATGATGCTGATGAGAAATACACTAGCCATATTTGCTCTTAATATCGTCTTCTCTTTCCCGTTTCCGATTCTACTTTCTCTCTTATTAAATGAATTGAGAAGTGACAAGATGAAAAAGGGTATTCAGACCATTATCTATCTGCCTCACTTTATGTCATGGGTAATCGTTGTTTCGATTTTCTATGTCTTATTAACAACAGAGGGCGGTGTGATTAACAATATTATTGTCGCAAACGGTGGACAACGCGTTTCCTTCCTGACAGAAGCAGCTTGGCTGAGACCGATGTATACCTTCCAACAAATTTGGAAAGGTGCAGGTTGGGGAACAATCGTTTACTTAGCAGCCATAACTAATGTGGATGAACAACTTTATGAAGCAGCAGATATGGATGGTGCTAATCGTTTTAGAAAAATTTGGCATATTACCTTGCCAGCCATTCGTCCAACCATCATTACCTTGTTAATTTTAAAAATTGGTGATGTTTTGGAATTAGGTTTTGAGCATATGTTCCTCTTAATGAACTCGATGAATAAGGAAGTCGCTCAAATATTTGATACCTTTGTCTATACAGCAGGTATTCAAAATGGTCAGTTAAGTTACTCAACAGCAGTAGGTTTGTTTAAAGGATTAGTTGGTCTGGTATTAGTTGTTGGCGCTAATAAGTTAGCAAAGAAATTAGGCGAAGACGGCGTTTACTAA
- a CDS encoding UbiA family prenyltransferase has translation MFKRLNGYINEMYPIIPRLLISLLMVAVQYFAVITFAQNQPAYQFNWADVGVVYTVFAFLFLLRIADEFKDFENDKINYPERALPSGRVFKKDLWALGIILFITMVAVNLLLPQSVLPFALVVFYGFLMTVWFFQRDKIEPSLVLALISHNPVQLILSFYVIHYVCFRYQLPIWTWQNICVALALYIPALLWEISRKIKAPEDENQYVTYSQVWGFEGSLRVVLAVAAVGVFFAMVLVYQQMGSFLLILAYGVLVYFIYRYYQAPQGKHLKALVPAYLIAHLLIFLVLICLRYF, from the coding sequence ATGTTTAAAAGACTTAATGGGTATATCAATGAAATGTACCCGATTATACCGAGATTGCTTATTAGTTTATTAATGGTAGCTGTTCAGTATTTTGCGGTGATAACCTTCGCTCAAAATCAGCCAGCTTATCAGTTTAATTGGGCAGATGTGGGTGTTGTTTACACCGTCTTTGCTTTTTTATTTTTATTACGGATTGCAGATGAATTTAAAGATTTTGAAAATGATAAGATTAATTATCCAGAGCGTGCTTTACCATCTGGGCGTGTCTTTAAAAAAGATTTGTGGGCGTTAGGAATTATTTTGTTTATAACGATGGTAGCAGTGAATCTCTTGTTGCCGCAATCTGTTTTACCTTTTGCCTTAGTTGTTTTTTACGGCTTTTTGATGACAGTTTGGTTTTTCCAACGGGATAAAATTGAACCAAGTTTGGTATTAGCGCTTATTAGCCATAATCCAGTTCAGCTGATTTTAAGTTTTTACGTGATTCATTACGTTTGCTTTCGCTACCAGTTGCCTATTTGGACTTGGCAAAACATATGTGTGGCTTTAGCGCTCTATATTCCTGCCTTACTTTGGGAAATTTCTCGAAAAATTAAAGCACCGGAAGATGAAAATCAGTATGTGACTTATTCGCAAGTTTGGGGCTTTGAAGGCTCGTTGCGGGTTGTTTTGGCAGTTGCCGCTGTCGGTGTTTTCTTTGCCATGGTCTTAGTTTACCAACAAATGGGGTCCTTCTTACTAATTCTAGCTTACGGGGTATTGGTTTATTTCATTTATCGCTACTACCAAGCGCCTCAAGGCAAGCATTTGAAGGCATTAGTGCCAGCCTATTTAATTGCTCATTTGTTGATTTTCTTAGTCTTAATTTGTTTACGATACTTTTAG
- a CDS encoding rhamnogalacturonan acetylesterase: MIQENQQAIYIIGDSTAAEKTADKRPETGWGEYIADYLEGSYEIHNHAMNGRSTLSFLAEGLFDAVENQLKAGDYLIIQFGHNDQKKEDPSRYADPYGSYQDHIRHYVDRARQKGATPIILSSITRRDFIDGQVNADILGEYPRSAMGLASELELAHADIFKKTQAYISQLGEDESKSLYLHLEAGAHPNYPDGISDNTHLNVNGAKKIAELIAEELNLIL, translated from the coding sequence ATGATACAAGAAAACCAACAGGCCATTTATATTATTGGCGATTCAACTGCTGCAGAAAAGACAGCCGATAAACGACCTGAAACAGGATGGGGCGAGTATATTGCCGATTATTTAGAGGGTTCTTATGAAATCCATAACCATGCTATGAATGGTCGTTCCACGCTGTCGTTTTTAGCAGAAGGCTTATTTGATGCAGTTGAAAATCAGTTGAAGGCTGGGGATTACCTGATTATCCAATTTGGCCACAATGATCAGAAGAAAGAGGATCCGAGCCGATATGCAGATCCTTACGGTAGTTATCAAGACCATATTCGCCATTATGTTGACCGTGCACGTCAAAAAGGTGCGACGCCGATTATTCTATCATCTATTACACGTCGGGATTTTATAGACGGTCAGGTTAATGCTGATATATTGGGCGAGTATCCAAGGTCAGCAATGGGATTGGCTAGCGAACTCGAGTTAGCTCATGCGGATATCTTTAAAAAAACACAAGCCTATATTAGCCAACTTGGTGAGGACGAGTCAAAATCACTCTACCTTCATTTAGAAGCTGGCGCTCACCCCAACTATCCAGACGGAATCAGTGATAATACGCATCTGAATGTAAACGGTGCCAAAAAGATTGCTGAACTTATCGCGGAAGAACTAAATTTAATTTTATAA